The genomic window CGTGCCGACCGTTGTGGCAGGCCTGACACGCTGGCTGTCGCAAGGCGCGACATCACCGATCGAGGTTTCCATGTCCTACCGCTCCTCCTGGATGACCGAAGAGCTCGAAATCTTCCGCGACCAGTTCCGGAAATACCTTGCCAAGGACCTGGCGCCGCACGCCGAAAAATGGCGCGAGCAGAAGATGGTCGACCGCTTCGCCTGGCGGGGGCTCGGCGAGATGGGCGCGCTCTTGGCAAGCGTGCCGGAGGAATATGGCGGGCTGGGCGCCACCTTCGCCTATGACGCCGCGGTGCTGGACGATCTCGAGAGCACGGTGCCGGAGCTGACGACCGGCGTCTCCGTGCACAGCGCCATCGTCGCGCACTACATCCTCAATTACGGCTCGGAGGAGCAGAAGAAGCGCTGGCTGCCGAAAATGGCCTCGGGCGAGATGGTCGGGGCCATCGCCATGACCGAGCTCGGCACCGGCTCGGATTTGCAGGCCGTGAAGACCACGGCGAAGAAGCAGGGTAATTCCTACGTCATCAACGGCCAGAAGACGTTCATCACCAACGGCCAGGCCGCCGATCTCGTCATCGTGGTCGCACGCACCGGCGATGCGGGTGCCAAGGGCATTTCGCTGATCGTGGTCGAGACCGCCGGCGCGGACGGCTACAAGCGCGGGCGCAATCTCGACAAGATCGGCCTGCACGCCTCCGACACGTCGG from Bradyrhizobium zhanjiangense includes these protein-coding regions:
- a CDS encoding acyl-CoA dehydrogenase family protein, whose translation is MSYRSSWMTEELEIFRDQFRKYLAKDLAPHAEKWREQKMVDRFAWRGLGEMGALLASVPEEYGGLGATFAYDAAVLDDLESTVPELTTGVSVHSAIVAHYILNYGSEEQKKRWLPKMASGEMVGAIAMTELGTGSDLQAVKTTAKKQGNSYVINGQKTFITNGQAADLVIVVARTGDAGAKGISLIVVETAGADGYKRGRNLDKIGLHASDTSELFFDNVTVPPENLLGKEEGQGFVQLMQQLPQERLALAVGAVASMERAVKLTAEYTKERKAFGKPLMDFQNTAFTLAERKTEAMIARVFVDWCIERLIAKDLDTVTASMAKYWCSEKQVETADECLQLFGGYGYMQEYPISRIFIDSRIQKIYGGTNEIMKLLIARSL